In Populus alba chromosome 1, ASM523922v2, whole genome shotgun sequence, a single window of DNA contains:
- the LOC118039169 gene encoding putative glucuronosyltransferase PGSIP8, which translates to MASSREPWLMLRFLLVLVFSVYKTTAFGEVMRAPQIEQQQQQQQEGQRQRHKNAYATMMYMGTPRDYDFYVAIRVMLRSLARLHVDADLVVIASHDVPLRWVHTMEQEDGARVMRVENVDNPYKNQPNFDRRFKLTLNKLYVWKMIEYERVVMLDADNLFLRRSDELFQCGQFCAVFINPCIFHTGLFVLQPSMEVFKDMLHQLEIGKENPDGADQGFISGYFPDLLDMPMFHPPLNGTTVNGSYRLPLGYQMDATYYYLRLRWNVPCGPNSVITFPGASWLKPWYWWAWPVLPLGIQWHEQRRQSLGYGAETPMALIQCIVYLGIIAVTRLARPNISKICYRRTEKNVSVIQAGLKLVAIWSILASYLLPSIIIPCTIHPLLGWGLYLLGSFALCSIAINAFMLPMLPVLTPCLGIFGVLLVMAFPLYPNGIIRCLSIFGYAFCAAPFLWASLVKIMASLQASLERENFFPRLGESSPPSGFNKLY; encoded by the exons ATGGCTTCTTCTCGAGAGCCTTGGTTAATGTTGAGGTTTTTGCTGGTTTTAGTTTTCTCTGTGTATAAAACGACAGCGTTTGGAGAGGTCATGAGGGCACCCCAGatagagcagcagcagcagcagcagcaagaggGGCAACGCCAGCGGCACAAAAACGCATATGCGACGATGATGTATATGGGGACGCCAAGAGACTATGATTTCTACGTGGCTATACGTGTCATGCTCAGATCTCTTGCTAGATTACACGTGGACGCTGATCTCGTCGTCATTGCCTCCCACGATGTTCCTCTCCGTTGGGTTCATACCAT GGAACAGGAAGATGGCGCAAGGGTAATGAGAGTGGAAAATGTGGACAATCCTTACAAGAACCAACCCAATTTTGATAGGAGATTTAAGTTGACATTGAACAAACTCTATGTATGGAAAATGATTGAATATGAGAGGGTGGTCATGCTTGATGCTGACAATCTTTTCCTCAGAAGATCTGATGAGCTCTTCCAATGTGGACAATTCTGTGCAGTCTTCATCAACCCCTGCATCTTCCATACTGGCCTGTTTGTGCTGCAG CCATCCATGGAAGTGTTCAAGGACATGCTTCATCAGCTGGAAATTGGGAAAGAAAACCCAGATGGTGCAGACCAGGGTTTCATAAGTGGCTACTTCCCAGACTTGCTTGATATGCCAATGTTCCATCCACCTCTAAATGGAACCACAGTCAACGGGTCCTATAGACTTCCTTTGGGCTACCAAATGGATGCCACTTATTATT ATCTTAGACTCCGCTGGAACGTACCCTGTGGACCTAACAGCGTGATTACTTTCCCTGGTGCATCATGGTTGAAACCATGGTACTGGTGGGCATGGCCTGTCTTGCCATTGGGCATTCAATGGCATGAACAACGTCGCCAGAGTCTCGG ATACGGAGCAGAAACGCCCATGGCACTCATTCAGTGCATAGTTTACCTAGGTATCATAGCAGTAACGCGTCTAGCACGGCCAAATATCTCCAAGATTTGCTATCGGCGAACAGAAAAGAACGTCTCCGTCATACAAGCCGGTCTTAAATTGGTAGCAATATGGTCAATTCTTGCATCCTATTTACTCCCCTCCATCATCATTCCTTGCACAATCCATCCATTATTAGGCTGGGGATTGTACTTGCTCGGTTCTTTTGCACTTTGCTCCATAGCTATCAATGCGTTTATGCTGCCGATGCTACCAGTTTTGACTCCATGCCTAGGGATCTTCGGGGTCCTCTTGGTCATGGCATTTCCTCTCTACCCGAATGGTATTATAAGATGTTTATCCATTTTTGGTTACGCATTCTGTGCTGCACCTTTTCTCTGGGCATCACTGGTTAAGATCATGGCAAGCCTTCAAGCATCACTTGAAAGGGAAAACTTCTTCCCTAGATTGGGTGAATCTTCGCCGCCGTCTGGATTCAACAAGTTATATTAG
- the LOC118039044 gene encoding chaperone protein dnaJ 13: protein MDGEEAGQPKRELYALLQVSPEATDEDIRKAYRHWAQVYHPDKYQDFHMQQIATENFQRICQAYEILSDEYKRQIYDIYGMEGINSGLELGPKLNKVEELKAELERLRKRKEEEKMLAHFRPSGTILSHLSLPQFLDGDGIMRGMAMSSEVQSQLSKRTAIAIGGNLEVNENSGGGAASTVLRHQLSPVSSIEFIASAGLRALIGVQTTRNLSLHSTATIAIAKSLRDGSINLSNTWTRQLSETANGNIQLLLGPESSIAVGWQKKHEKMSASGELKIGTSSFAVSAHYTHRFSSKSHGRIAGRFGSTNLEVEVGGGRKLSNFSTVRMLYTIGIQGIFWKFELHRGGQKLIIPMLLSRHLNPVFATGAFVIPTSLYFLLKKFVVKPYYLQREKQKTLENKERNSAQVQEARAAAVKAQQLLKIVANRKISRHLETNELVITKAVYGSSKALKKADESREVNQESASEVFDVTIPLNFLINDSGQLKLHEGVRKSGIMGFCDPCPGEPKLLHVEFTYGGKRFEVEVDDYAALLIPQESHRV, encoded by the exons ATGGATGGAGAAGAGGCCGGACAACCCAAGAGAGAACTGTACGCACTTCTCCAAGTGTCACCGGAAGCCACCGATGAAGATATCAGAAAGGCTTATCGACATTGGGCTCAAGTTTATCATCCTGACAAGTACCAAGATTTTcat ATGCAGCAAATAGCCACTGAGAACTTTCAACGAATATGCCAAGCGTATGAAATATTATCGGATGAGTATAAAAGGCAAATATATGACATATATGGCATGGAAGGTATAAATTCTGGTTTGGAGCTTGGTCCGAAGCTGAATAAAGTTGAAGAGTTGAAGGCCGAGCTTGAAAGGTTGCGAAAGaggaaggaagaagagaagatgtTAGCTCATTTTCGACCTTCTGGCACAATACTCTCCCATTTGTCCTTGCCACAGTTTCTGGATGGTGATGGCATTATGCGAGG AATGGCTATGTCTAGCGAAGTTCAATCTCAATTATCTAAGCGCACTGCTATTGCTATTGGTGGAAATTTGGAAGTTAATGAAAATTCTGGTGGTGGAGCTGCTTCTACAGTGCTCAGGCACCAGCTTTCTCCAGTTTCATCCATAGAATTCATAGCATCAGCTGGTTTACGAGCACTTATTGGTGTGCAAACAACACG TAACCTATCTTTACACTCAACGGCTACAATTGCCATAGCAAAGTCTCTGAGGGATGGTTCAATTAATCTTTCCAATACCTGGACCCGCCAACTCTCTGAAACAGCAAATGGAAAT ATACAGCTTTTATTAGGTCCTGAGTCATCTATAGCAGTTGGATGGcaaaagaaacatgaaaaaatgtCTGCTTCTGGAGAGCTGAAG ATTGGCACAAGCTCTTTTGCCGTGTCAGCTCATTATACTCATCGCTTTTCTTCAAAATCTCATGGTCGTATTGCTGGCAGATTTGGAAG CACCAATTTGGAGGTTGAAGTTGGTGGGGGAAGGAAATTATCTAATTTCAGCACAGTTCGAATGCTGTATACAATAGGAATTCAG GGAATCTTTTGGAAATTTGAATTGCACCGAGGAGGACAAAAGTTGATTATTCCT ATGTTGCTTTCCAGGCATTTGAATCCAGTGTTTGCAACTGGAGCATTTGTAATCCCAACATCTCTTTACTTCTTACTCAAG AAATTCGTAGTCAAACCTTATTACCTTCAAAGGGAAAAGCAGAAGACTTTAgagaataaagagagaaattctGCCCAG GTTCAAGAGGCAAGAGCTGCAGCAGTAAAGGCTCAACAGTTATTAAAAATTGTGGCCAATAGGAAAATAAGTAGGCATTTAGAAACAAATGAACTTGTAATTACTAAAGCTGTGTATGGAAGCAGTAAAGCTTTGAAGAAAGCAGATGAATCAAGAGAAGTAAACCAAGAATCAGCTTCAGAAGTCTTTGATGTTACAATACCTCTTAATTTCCTAATTAACGATTCTGGCCAGCTGAAg CTTCATGAGGGTGTAAGGAAGTCAGGAATCATGGGCTTTTGTGATCCTTGCCCTGGTGAACCTAAGCTGTTGCATGTGGAATTCACTTACGGTGGCAAAAGATTTGAG gTGGAGGTTGATGATTATGCAGCGTTGTTGATACCCCAAGAATCCCATAGAGTCTGA